The Trichocoleus sp. FACHB-46 genome has a segment encoding these proteins:
- a CDS encoding TldD/PmbA family protein, translating to MGLDELQPEMPAEQLLELAARAGAEAAEVFQSRSLSRPVFFEANRLKQLESTQSEGTALRLWQDGRPGLAVAYGPVEPQALVDRALALSQLNEPEAIELTTGSKVFYPDVGEAIAVEQLVGWGKEAIALVREAYPESLCTAEWECEAESTRLLNSEGLDFSYTDTTLSCFLSAEWIRGDDFLSVSDGQIQRGNLDPVALAQEVLQRLEWAKENVPTPSGRVPILFTSKAADMIWGTVQAALSGKQVIERASPWSDRLGEQVISDALTISQHPSRGPFSCPFDDEGTPTRPLVFIQDGVLQLFYTDRTSGRLLGSGTTGNGFRPGLGSYPTPGLFNLLIEPSAMMASSTATKSLLDLIASLDEGLVLDQMLGGGAGISGDFSVNVDLGYRVKQGQIVGRVKDTMISGNVYTALNQLVDIGSDADWNGACYTPSLIVEGLSVTGRH from the coding sequence ATGGGTCTTGACGAACTACAGCCAGAGATGCCAGCAGAACAACTGTTGGAGCTAGCCGCCCGCGCAGGTGCCGAAGCAGCGGAAGTGTTTCAATCGCGATCGCTTTCCCGTCCTGTTTTCTTTGAAGCCAATCGCCTCAAGCAGCTAGAGAGTACGCAGTCTGAAGGTACGGCATTACGCCTTTGGCAAGATGGCCGTCCTGGTTTAGCGGTCGCCTATGGTCCTGTAGAGCCACAAGCCTTGGTAGACCGAGCCTTGGCGCTCAGCCAACTAAATGAGCCAGAGGCAATCGAGCTAACGACAGGATCTAAAGTGTTTTACCCAGATGTGGGGGAGGCGATCGCCGTTGAGCAGCTCGTGGGTTGGGGCAAGGAAGCGATCGCCTTAGTCCGGGAGGCCTACCCAGAAAGCCTCTGTACCGCTGAGTGGGAGTGCGAAGCTGAGAGCACCCGTTTGCTCAACTCTGAAGGATTGGATTTTAGCTATACCGACACTACCTTAAGTTGTTTTTTGTCGGCGGAGTGGATTCGCGGTGACGATTTTCTTAGCGTCTCAGATGGGCAAATCCAACGTGGCAATTTAGACCCAGTGGCTTTGGCTCAGGAAGTGTTGCAACGCTTGGAGTGGGCGAAAGAAAATGTGCCAACCCCTAGCGGTCGGGTACCAATCCTATTCACCTCCAAAGCCGCCGACATGATTTGGGGTACGGTGCAAGCGGCACTGAGCGGTAAGCAGGTAATTGAGCGGGCCTCTCCTTGGAGCGATCGCTTAGGCGAACAAGTGATTTCCGATGCGCTAACCATTTCTCAGCATCCCAGTCGCGGTCCCTTTAGTTGCCCCTTCGATGATGAAGGCACACCGACTCGGCCTCTGGTTTTCATCCAAGACGGAGTGCTGCAATTGTTCTATACCGATCGCACCAGTGGGCGTTTGCTGGGGAGCGGAACGACAGGCAACGGCTTCCGTCCTGGTTTAGGCAGTTATCCCACACCCGGTTTGTTCAACTTGTTGATCGAACCCAGTGCGATGATGGCTAGCTCCACTGCCACCAAGTCTCTCCTAGATTTAATCGCCAGCCTTGATGAAGGATTGGTGCTCGATCAGATGTTGGGAGGTGGCGCGGGGATTTCTGGGGACTTCTCAGTGAATGTGGATTTAGGCTACCGCGTCAAGCAGGGGCAGATTGTGGGCCGTGTCAAGGACACGATGATTTCTGGCAATGTCTACACAGCCTTGAATCAACTGGTAGATATTGGCAGTGATGCTGACTGGAACGGTGCTTGCTATACCCCTTCGTTGATTGTGGAAGGGCTGTCTGTGACGGGGCGGCACTAG
- a CDS encoding chloride channel protein, with translation MWYLSLPQHLRQFLRPKRLAIFEACAIGLVSALAAVLLKQGSGWLGGWRITAGHTFPAWLVLPTIGLIGGSLTGWLIQRLAPEASGSGIPQVKAALAYVPIALNLRVALVKLVTTMLSLGSGLTLGRQGPTVQVGAALAAQFSRWVPTSPDYQRQLLAAGAAAGLAAGFNAPIAGVIFVVEELLQDVSNLTLGTAILASFVGGVVSRLLGGHGLNMILTTSNAKFSLAEIPLFLLLGVLAGLLGALFCKGIFVSLDLNRKLLRTGGLPLRIGLAGLLSGLVLAFLPASLRDNTGLQEFLVTGGAGWQITALAFVTKFLLTLVAYGSGAPGGLFAPSLILGSALGYLVSLGAEALQTLLGVPPDLAIAIGSPTTYALTGMGAFFSAVTRGPITAIVIVFEMTTDFNLVLPLMMGSVVAYLVAEAIASGSIYKRLLAWNGIYLEQEAPIEGRLSGLTAADIMQRRVETLSSQMILEEVVQAFSRSHHRGFPVVDQGKLVGIVTQTDLGNIAQQQLSETMPLRALMTPQPVTVNPKDPLSHVLYLLNSYKISRLPVTEGRKLVGIITRADIIRAQSDQLSGKTEQLGPQPEASYVVYQTRSPALGRGRLLLPLSNPQTAASLIRLATAIARDRNLEIECLQVVLIPRSNSPAETAVSTAKSRRLLRQAENLGRAWQIPVHTQIRVAHDVSQAILETIKDRHIDLILMGWKGTTATPGRVFGGAVDTVIRQASCDVVLARLRGTETFNRWLVPIAGGPNAQYAVQLLPALTSLGETPLVKLCQVFEPNQQEPNTSILDQAARSLDRRLATPVIVTPVWGASVSEAVVKLAQKERCDVIALGASREGMLQQAIKGNIPEAIARNSQCTVILVRRAIA, from the coding sequence ATGTGGTATCTTTCCCTCCCCCAGCATCTCCGTCAATTTTTGCGGCCTAAGCGTCTGGCTATCTTTGAAGCTTGTGCGATTGGGTTGGTCTCTGCCTTAGCAGCGGTTTTGCTCAAACAGGGGTCTGGGTGGTTGGGTGGCTGGCGCATTACAGCGGGACATACATTTCCAGCTTGGCTGGTTTTACCAACGATTGGTTTGATTGGCGGTAGCTTAACAGGCTGGTTGATTCAGCGCCTAGCCCCGGAAGCTTCTGGAAGTGGCATACCCCAAGTCAAAGCAGCTTTGGCTTATGTGCCGATCGCCCTAAATCTACGGGTGGCATTGGTTAAGCTGGTGACCACTATGTTGTCGCTGGGGTCTGGATTAACCCTGGGGCGGCAGGGGCCGACGGTGCAAGTGGGAGCAGCTTTGGCCGCGCAGTTTAGTCGTTGGGTACCTACCTCTCCCGACTACCAACGCCAGTTACTAGCGGCAGGAGCGGCAGCAGGTTTAGCGGCTGGGTTTAACGCTCCGATCGCGGGGGTGATCTTTGTCGTGGAGGAACTGCTGCAAGATGTGTCTAACTTGACGCTGGGCACAGCAATTCTGGCTTCCTTTGTGGGTGGGGTGGTGTCTCGCTTACTAGGAGGGCATGGGTTGAATATGATCCTGACAACCTCGAATGCCAAATTTTCTCTGGCAGAAATTCCCCTGTTTCTATTGTTGGGGGTCTTAGCAGGGTTGTTGGGCGCATTATTCTGTAAGGGGATTTTTGTCAGCTTAGATCTAAACCGGAAGTTGCTGCGCACAGGTGGGTTACCGCTGCGAATCGGTTTGGCTGGACTGCTGTCGGGTCTGGTTCTAGCTTTTTTGCCCGCTTCTCTGCGCGACAATACTGGGCTGCAAGAGTTTCTGGTAACAGGGGGAGCAGGGTGGCAAATCACGGCCCTGGCGTTTGTAACCAAATTTTTGCTGACTTTAGTGGCTTACGGTTCCGGGGCACCCGGTGGCTTATTTGCACCATCGCTAATTCTTGGCTCAGCCTTGGGGTATTTGGTGAGCCTTGGTGCCGAAGCTCTACAGACGTTGTTAGGAGTCCCACCTGATTTGGCGATCGCGATTGGTTCTCCGACCACCTACGCCTTAACGGGAATGGGGGCTTTCTTTAGTGCCGTGACTCGCGGCCCCATCACCGCGATCGTGATTGTGTTTGAGATGACCACTGACTTCAATTTGGTGCTGCCGCTGATGATGGGGTCGGTGGTGGCTTATTTGGTGGCAGAAGCGATCGCCAGTGGCTCGATTTACAAGCGGCTTTTGGCTTGGAATGGCATTTATTTGGAGCAGGAAGCCCCCATCGAAGGCCGTTTATCTGGTTTGACGGCAGCCGATATTATGCAGAGACGGGTGGAAACGCTGTCGAGTCAGATGATTTTAGAAGAAGTGGTGCAAGCATTTTCGCGATCGCATCACCGGGGCTTCCCAGTGGTGGATCAAGGGAAATTGGTGGGCATCGTCACTCAAACAGATTTGGGCAATATTGCTCAGCAGCAACTATCTGAGACCATGCCGCTCCGCGCCTTGATGACGCCGCAGCCTGTCACCGTCAACCCGAAAGATCCGCTGTCTCATGTGCTGTACTTGCTCAACAGTTACAAAATCAGCCGTTTGCCTGTGACGGAAGGCCGCAAGCTGGTGGGCATTATAACGCGAGCCGATATCATTCGGGCGCAATCGGATCAACTGAGTGGTAAGACGGAGCAGTTGGGGCCGCAACCGGAAGCATCCTATGTGGTGTACCAAACGCGATCGCCCGCTTTGGGTCGGGGTCGCTTATTGCTACCCTTAAGCAATCCTCAAACCGCAGCTTCTTTGATTCGCCTGGCTACTGCCATTGCCCGCGATCGCAACTTAGAAATTGAATGCCTGCAAGTAGTACTCATTCCGCGCAGTAATTCTCCGGCAGAAACCGCTGTCAGTACTGCTAAAAGTCGGCGATTGTTACGGCAGGCAGAAAACTTGGGCCGAGCTTGGCAGATTCCAGTCCATACCCAAATTCGTGTGGCCCATGATGTATCGCAAGCAATTCTGGAAACTATTAAAGACCGTCATATTGACCTAATCTTAATGGGCTGGAAAGGCACCACTGCGACTCCGGGGAGAGTGTTTGGGGGAGCTGTCGATACCGTAATCCGCCAAGCCTCTTGCGATGTCGTCCTAGCCAGACTGCGTGGCACCGAAACTTTTAATCGCTGGCTCGTGCCGATCGCGGGTGGACCGAATGCTCAATATGCGGTGCAACTGCTACCTGCTCTTACGTCTCTCGGAGAAACACCGCTGGTTAAACTTTGTCAAGTGTTTGAGCCAAACCAGCAAGAACCAAATACCTCCATCCTCGACCAAGCGGCGCGATCGCTGGATCGTCGCCTGGCGACTCCCGTTATCGTGACCCCGGTTTGGGGCGCTTCGGTGTCCGAGGCGGTGGTGAAGTTGGCCCAGAAAGAACGGTGCGATGTCATTGCCTTAGGAGCTAGTCGGGAAGGGATGCTGCAACAAGCAATTAAAGGTAACATTCCCGAAGCGATCGCTCGTAATAGCCAATGCACCGTGATTCTGGTGCGCCGCGCGATCGCCTAA
- a CDS encoding adenylate/guanylate cyclase domain-containing protein, with protein sequence MILKFPPALRIEWSDLTGVPVVAIASLVVTGLVLSVRPMRGLQSLELVAFDRMVQLRPQATPDQRFLVVAITEADLKKQQRWPISDQVLAQALANLQKAKPRVIGLDLYRNFPHEPGWKLLTQQFKAPNLIAITNIGDTESGGTPPPMVVPSDRVGFNDVVTDADGVIRRNFMFGNTETTELYSFSLRVAQHYLASQKQWPQAAWKDYGEVRWGQAIFTPLQTNAGGYQNVDADAYQILLNYRAARDVSPQVTLTQILDQQVDPALIKDKIVLIGTTAPSLKDEFFTPYSSAAWVNNPNMPGVLIHAQMVSQILDAVSGDRPLFWFWPEWAEILWIASWSVVGGAVAWIMRQPFTLALSGILLLGVLTGSTFGIFLHQGWVPVMTPTIAAVMTVGLVVSYRAQQAQRQQKTVMTLLGQNTSPEIAAALWSSRDRLLKSGKLPGQRLTTTVLFTDIKDFSTVSEQMSPEALLNWLNEYLSVMTQEVQTHHGIINKFTGDGLMAVFGVPVPRTSAAEIAEDAKQAVACALAFGDRLRELNPGWQARGLPVVQMRAGIFTGPVVVGSLGGKNRLEYGVIGDSVNIASRLESCEKDRHVDFCRVLIAQETLEHLNQQFAVEAWGPLALKGKQQMVDVYRVIGWQTPDAEAIAPALNSPTLVTIEMPQEPFVAQVDTETKTVDSH encoded by the coding sequence GTGATCCTCAAATTTCCTCCTGCGCTTCGGATTGAGTGGTCAGATTTAACGGGTGTGCCAGTCGTGGCGATCGCCAGTCTTGTCGTAACTGGATTAGTGCTGAGTGTGCGCCCTATGAGAGGGTTGCAATCTCTAGAACTCGTGGCGTTCGATCGCATGGTGCAGCTCCGTCCCCAAGCCACCCCTGATCAGCGGTTTCTAGTGGTTGCCATTACCGAAGCAGACTTAAAGAAGCAGCAGCGATGGCCGATCTCCGATCAAGTGCTGGCGCAGGCTTTAGCGAATTTGCAAAAAGCCAAACCCCGAGTCATTGGCTTAGATCTGTACCGCAATTTTCCGCATGAACCTGGTTGGAAATTGCTGACTCAGCAGTTTAAAGCGCCCAATCTGATTGCGATTACCAATATTGGTGATACAGAGAGTGGCGGTACGCCGCCTCCGATGGTGGTACCGAGCGATCGCGTGGGCTTCAACGATGTGGTGACTGATGCTGATGGCGTCATTCGCCGCAACTTCATGTTTGGCAATACAGAAACCACAGAGCTGTACTCCTTTTCCCTCCGGGTGGCTCAGCATTACTTGGCATCCCAGAAACAGTGGCCCCAAGCAGCTTGGAAAGACTATGGCGAGGTCCGCTGGGGCCAAGCTATATTCACACCCCTGCAAACGAATGCAGGCGGTTATCAAAACGTGGATGCAGATGCGTATCAAATTCTGTTGAATTATCGTGCCGCTCGCGATGTATCACCACAGGTAACGCTGACGCAGATCCTCGACCAGCAAGTTGACCCCGCCTTAATTAAAGACAAGATTGTCCTAATTGGTACCACCGCGCCTAGCCTTAAAGATGAATTTTTCACGCCTTATAGTTCAGCGGCCTGGGTGAATAATCCCAACATGCCAGGGGTACTAATTCATGCGCAAATGGTAAGCCAGATTTTGGATGCTGTCTCCGGCGATCGCCCGCTGTTTTGGTTTTGGCCAGAGTGGGCAGAAATTTTGTGGATTGCCAGTTGGTCGGTAGTGGGCGGTGCGGTTGCTTGGATTATGCGCCAACCGTTTACTTTAGCTCTGAGCGGCATTCTGCTGCTGGGCGTGCTGACTGGCAGCACCTTTGGCATCTTCCTCCACCAAGGCTGGGTGCCTGTGATGACCCCAACGATCGCAGCTGTCATGACGGTGGGCTTGGTAGTCAGTTACCGCGCGCAGCAAGCCCAACGCCAACAGAAAACAGTAATGACTCTGCTGGGACAAAACACCTCGCCAGAGATTGCTGCTGCGTTGTGGAGTAGCCGCGATCGCCTGCTTAAGTCAGGCAAACTCCCTGGACAACGGCTGACCACGACCGTATTGTTTACTGATATCAAAGACTTCAGCACCGTTTCTGAGCAGATGTCGCCTGAGGCTTTGTTGAACTGGCTGAACGAATATTTGTCTGTGATGACCCAGGAGGTGCAAACCCACCACGGCATTATTAATAAGTTCACTGGGGATGGGCTGATGGCAGTCTTTGGCGTTCCGGTACCGCGCACTAGTGCAGCCGAAATTGCGGAAGATGCCAAGCAAGCGGTGGCTTGTGCTTTGGCTTTTGGCGATCGCCTACGGGAGTTAAATCCGGGTTGGCAAGCACGCGGTCTACCCGTTGTGCAGATGCGAGCAGGCATCTTTACAGGTCCGGTGGTCGTCGGCAGCTTGGGTGGCAAAAACCGTCTAGAGTACGGCGTGATTGGCGATAGCGTCAATATTGCCTCTCGCTTAGAGAGCTGTGAAAAAGATCGCCATGTGGATTTTTGCCGTGTCTTGATTGCCCAGGAAACTTTAGAGCATTTGAATCAGCAATTTGCGGTTGAAGCTTGGGGACCACTGGCTCTCAAAGGCAAACAACAAATGGTTGATGTCTATCGAGTCATTGGTTGGCAGACTCCAGATGCTGAGGCGATCGCCCCTGCTTTGAACAGCCCTACCTTGGTCACTATTGAGATGCCTCAAGAACCCTTTGTCGCCCAGGTAGACACAGAAACCAAAACGGTAGATTCTCATTGA
- a CDS encoding DUF928 domain-containing protein → MRQKQSRTTLLKNCLALSLGLFVCSWPTLTLAQSQQPSTTVKRRLPGRRVGAGTRGPCTNPKQPLVALIPDTNLGLTAEKYPTFFWFIPPTPARTAEFVLNNEKKQEIYKTTFAITGSPGVINVTLPANATLPPLEVNKNYSWTFSLICNPSDPSAVDFVQGWVQRVALSRDVGNQLTKAAPRDRPAIYAKEGIWNDTLKSLSELRRDNPRDRALTTDWETLLKSVGLDTVAKAPLVQCCSQTNRASGDTRSTSSNSRPSTSSSTR, encoded by the coding sequence ATGCGTCAAAAACAATCTCGGACAACTTTGCTAAAAAATTGCCTAGCTCTCTCTCTAGGGTTATTTGTTTGCAGCTGGCCCACCCTCACTCTGGCTCAGAGCCAGCAGCCATCAACCACTGTCAAGCGTCGTCTGCCAGGTCGTCGGGTCGGTGCGGGAACTCGTGGGCCTTGCACCAATCCGAAGCAGCCTTTAGTCGCCTTGATCCCCGATACTAATCTGGGGCTAACTGCTGAGAAATATCCCACTTTCTTCTGGTTCATTCCGCCCACACCAGCACGCACCGCTGAATTTGTGCTGAACAATGAGAAGAAACAGGAAATCTACAAAACAACTTTTGCGATTACTGGGTCGCCAGGAGTCATCAACGTCACCCTGCCCGCAAATGCGACCCTACCGCCGCTAGAAGTAAACAAGAATTACTCTTGGACGTTTTCTTTAATCTGCAATCCGTCCGATCCTTCCGCCGTTGATTTTGTCCAAGGATGGGTGCAACGGGTGGCCCTCAGCCGCGATGTAGGAAATCAACTGACCAAAGCCGCCCCACGCGATCGCCCCGCCATTTATGCCAAAGAGGGCATCTGGAACGATACGCTCAAGAGCCTGAGCGAGTTACGCCGCGACAACCCTCGCGATCGCGCCTTGACGACAGATTGGGAAACTTTGTTGAAGTCGGTGGGGTTAGACACTGTAGCTAAAGCGCCTTTAGTGCAGTGCTGCTCTCAAACTAACCGAGCTTCAGGAGATACTCGTTCTACCAGTTCCAATTCCAGACCCTCGACTTCAAGCAGTACTCGCTAG
- a CDS encoding ShlB/FhaC/HecB family hemolysin secretion/activation protein has protein sequence MRKIFWQFFEQGQAIASNTQVLGLLVSTLAVPIQLNPNSAWASVTTLPVDPGLNHQVAQAVPTLPSNPQPDPNQDRFLQPQPTLPVPAPTEAEQPILPTPTPETPPAQPDVTIPVKEIEVIGSTIFEPRELDSIVQPYEGRSLTLEELRTVADAITQLYLNRGYITSRAILVDQTITDGVVRIRVIEGSLERIEVEGNRRVNTGYIRDRIQLGAKTPLRKDDLEDQLRLLKTDPLFKNVEASLRAGEQLGQSILTVRVMEANPFDFYLSADNYSPPSVGSERLGVSAVHRNLTGLGDQLAGAYYVSTTGGAELYDFSYRVPINAMNGTIQLRAAPNDYKITDPEFSELGIRGSSELYEISYRQPLVRSPREELALSLGFTFQDGQTFLFNDIPNPFVIGTGPNGVSRTSVIKFGQDYVKRDPTGAWALRSQFNVGVDVFDATANPDPIPDGRFFSWLGQAQRVQALGTDNLLIAQLDLQLTPDSLLPSQQFVIGGGQSVRGFRQNARSGDNGVRFSLEDRIALQRNEAGLPILQLAPFFDLGAVWNDARNPNEINNERFLAGAGVGLLWRPVAGLNIRLDYAFPLVDLSDRGQNAQDEAFYFSVVVRP, from the coding sequence GTGAGAAAAATTTTTTGGCAGTTTTTTGAGCAGGGACAAGCGATCGCCTCTAACACCCAGGTTTTAGGGCTGTTAGTCTCGACCTTGGCAGTACCGATTCAGCTCAACCCCAATTCAGCTTGGGCTAGTGTAACTACACTCCCCGTTGATCCAGGGCTGAATCATCAAGTTGCTCAAGCTGTGCCTACGCTGCCTAGTAATCCGCAGCCTGACCCAAATCAGGACCGCTTCCTGCAACCCCAACCAACCCTGCCAGTTCCTGCTCCTACGGAAGCAGAACAGCCAATCTTACCCACGCCTACCCCAGAAACCCCTCCCGCCCAGCCTGATGTCACCATTCCAGTTAAAGAGATTGAAGTGATTGGCAGTACGATTTTCGAGCCACGGGAACTGGACTCGATCGTGCAGCCTTACGAAGGACGCTCTTTAACGCTGGAGGAACTACGGACAGTAGCGGATGCCATTACGCAGCTTTATCTCAACAGAGGCTACATCACCTCTCGTGCCATCCTGGTGGATCAAACAATTACAGATGGGGTCGTTAGGATTCGTGTGATTGAAGGTAGCTTGGAGCGGATTGAAGTCGAAGGCAATCGCCGAGTTAATACAGGTTACATTCGCGATCGCATTCAGTTGGGAGCCAAAACGCCGCTGAGGAAAGACGATCTAGAAGACCAATTACGCCTGCTCAAAACTGATCCTCTGTTTAAGAACGTCGAAGCGAGTTTACGGGCGGGTGAACAGCTTGGCCAAAGCATTTTGACCGTTCGGGTTATGGAAGCAAACCCGTTTGACTTTTACCTCAGCGCCGACAACTATTCCCCACCGAGTGTGGGGTCTGAGCGTCTAGGCGTGAGTGCCGTGCATCGCAACTTAACTGGACTCGGCGATCAACTCGCGGGGGCTTACTATGTGTCTACCACGGGGGGTGCTGAGTTGTATGACTTCAGCTACCGAGTCCCAATTAATGCCATGAACGGCACGATTCAGTTGCGGGCTGCTCCTAATGACTACAAGATTACCGATCCAGAGTTTTCGGAACTGGGCATTCGCGGCAGCTCGGAGTTGTACGAGATTAGCTATCGTCAACCTTTAGTGCGATCGCCCCGCGAAGAATTGGCCCTCTCTTTGGGCTTTACCTTCCAAGACGGGCAAACTTTTCTGTTCAACGACATCCCCAATCCGTTTGTGATCGGGACTGGCCCTAATGGTGTTAGCCGTACCAGTGTGATCAAGTTTGGTCAAGATTACGTCAAACGTGATCCAACGGGTGCTTGGGCCTTGCGATCGCAGTTTAATGTCGGGGTGGATGTGTTTGATGCCACCGCCAATCCCGATCCGATTCCTGATGGGCGGTTCTTTAGCTGGTTAGGGCAAGCGCAGCGGGTTCAAGCTCTCGGCACGGATAATTTGCTAATTGCTCAATTAGATTTGCAACTCACACCCGATAGTCTCTTGCCCTCACAGCAGTTTGTAATTGGGGGCGGGCAGTCGGTGCGAGGGTTCCGCCAGAACGCCCGCTCTGGAGATAACGGGGTGCGCTTCTCACTCGAAGATCGGATTGCTTTGCAACGGAATGAAGCAGGATTGCCGATTCTCCAGCTAGCGCCTTTCTTTGACTTAGGAGCGGTGTGGAACGATGCCAGAAATCCCAACGAAATCAACAATGAGCGATTTCTAGCGGGCGCAGGGGTAGGACTGTTGTGGCGGCCTGTCGCAGGTCTGAACATTCGCCTAGATTATGCCTTTCCCCTAGTAGACTTGAGCGATCGCGGCCAGAACGCCCAAGATGAAGCCTTCTACTTCAGTGTTGTGGTTCGTCCCTAA
- a CDS encoding DUF928 domain-containing protein, translated as MPQVNIYKTFIAAGLMIGLFGWMESSFQSASALQFRATGRKLPGRRVGAGTRAFVSPRLEAPGTRGPAPAPRLPGRRQGAGSRGNETGECLPANSGPLVALLPATNLGLTTAAYPQFFWSLPASNASLAEFALYDVDAKRVNRNLIYKTTFSITGEAGIASLSLPKDVNLPPLKSGQNYRWSVSLICNPGDRTQDVTVNGWVQRVTPSSTVSQQLKQADPRDRPAVYAQNGIWFNTIETLVDQRCARPKDAALAGSWSELMKSVELEVIANRPLICVKDEG; from the coding sequence ATGCCTCAGGTTAATATTTACAAAACTTTCATCGCTGCTGGCCTAATGATCGGTTTGTTTGGCTGGATGGAAAGCAGCTTCCAGTCAGCCTCAGCACTGCAATTTAGAGCCACTGGTCGCAAACTACCAGGTCGGCGAGTCGGGGCGGGGACCAGAGCATTTGTGTCACCTCGTTTAGAAGCTCCTGGAACGCGCGGACCTGCACCCGCGCCTAGGTTGCCAGGCCGACGGCAAGGAGCAGGCTCACGAGGGAATGAAACAGGCGAATGCTTGCCAGCGAATTCTGGCCCGTTAGTAGCTTTGCTACCCGCTACCAATTTGGGTTTGACGACCGCAGCTTATCCCCAATTTTTCTGGTCTCTGCCAGCGAGCAATGCGTCTTTAGCAGAGTTTGCTCTTTATGACGTAGATGCCAAGCGAGTGAACCGCAACTTGATATACAAAACCACCTTTAGCATTACGGGTGAAGCAGGAATTGCCAGCCTCAGCTTACCAAAAGATGTAAATCTGCCTCCTTTAAAGTCGGGGCAAAACTATCGCTGGTCTGTATCTCTCATTTGCAATCCGGGCGATCGCACCCAAGATGTAACAGTGAATGGCTGGGTACAGCGTGTGACTCCTAGCTCAACTGTGAGCCAACAATTAAAGCAGGCCGACCCTCGCGATCGCCCTGCTGTCTATGCCCAAAATGGCATTTGGTTTAATACGATTGAAACCCTGGTAGACCAACGTTGTGCCCGTCCTAAGGATGCTGCTTTAGCTGGTAGTTGGAGCGAGCTAATGAAGTCGGTGGAACTGGAGGTGATCGCCAATCGACCACTCATCTGTGTAAAGGATGAGGGATGA
- a CDS encoding RtcB family protein, which yields MPYEKLEISTPKPVLSWANHSLGADETKMAKNVASLPFVFKHVALMPDVHLGKGALVGSVVATKEAIVPAAVGVDVGCGMCAIKTPFTASQLEGKLKQIRLDIEAAIPVGFHENKETDKTVLNWQGWREFKDLHSGVQRLETKAMKQMGSLGGGNHFLEVCVDAEEQVWLMLHSGSRNIGNMLAQNHIGSAKELAKLADNRLPDPDLAYFIAGTPEFAAYWHDLQWAQGYARFNRDVMMARFKRVVEKHLAGGKPTKALLSVNCHHNYAEKELHFGEEVYVTRKGAVRARSEDYGIIPGSMGAKSFIVKGKGNAESYCSCSHGAGRTMSRNKAKLQFSLDDLIQQTDGVECRKDAGVLDEIPAAYKSIEQVMANQSDLVEVVATLKQVVCVKG from the coding sequence ATGCCTTACGAAAAATTAGAAATTTCTACCCCTAAGCCTGTTTTGTCTTGGGCTAACCATTCCCTCGGAGCCGATGAAACCAAAATGGCTAAGAACGTGGCGTCTTTGCCATTTGTGTTTAAGCATGTTGCTCTGATGCCTGATGTGCATTTGGGCAAAGGAGCCTTAGTGGGGTCTGTGGTTGCAACTAAAGAGGCGATCGTGCCAGCGGCAGTGGGAGTAGATGTCGGCTGTGGTATGTGTGCCATCAAAACTCCCTTTACTGCCAGCCAGCTAGAAGGCAAACTTAAGCAAATTCGGCTAGACATTGAAGCTGCAATTCCGGTTGGCTTTCATGAAAACAAAGAAACCGACAAAACCGTGCTCAACTGGCAAGGCTGGCGTGAGTTCAAAGACTTGCATTCTGGGGTACAACGCCTAGAAACCAAAGCCATGAAGCAAATGGGTTCTCTCGGTGGCGGTAATCACTTTCTGGAAGTTTGTGTGGATGCTGAGGAGCAAGTATGGCTGATGCTGCATTCTGGCTCTCGCAACATCGGCAACATGCTGGCCCAAAACCACATCGGTAGTGCGAAGGAACTCGCCAAACTAGCAGACAATCGCTTGCCTGATCCTGATTTGGCCTACTTTATCGCTGGTACACCTGAGTTTGCCGCTTATTGGCACGATTTGCAGTGGGCTCAAGGTTACGCTCGCTTCAACCGAGATGTGATGATGGCACGGTTCAAGCGAGTGGTGGAAAAGCATTTAGCTGGTGGCAAACCCACTAAGGCGCTGCTATCCGTGAATTGCCACCACAACTATGCCGAAAAAGAATTGCACTTCGGCGAAGAAGTCTACGTCACTCGCAAGGGAGCTGTGCGCGCCCGCAGTGAGGACTACGGCATTATTCCAGGTTCTATGGGAGCCAAGTCCTTCATTGTCAAAGGCAAGGGCAATGCCGAAAGCTACTGCTCTTGCAGCCACGGTGCAGGACGCACCATGTCTCGCAATAAAGCCAAGTTACAGTTTTCCTTGGATGACCTAATCCAGCAAACGGATGGCGTCGAGTGCCGCAAAGACGCAGGCGTGCTAGATGAAATTCCCGCCGCTTACAAATCTATCGAGCAAGTCATGGCTAACCAGTCAGACTTGGTTGAAGTTGTAGCCACGCTGAAGCAAGTGGTTTGCGTCAAAGGCTAA